Below is a genomic region from Flavobacterium ginsengisoli.
TCTTTACGAGAATTACGAATACCGATTTTAGCATCTTCAGCTTCAGATTTTGCTTGTTTTGCCAAATCACGACGACGCTCTTCTGTTAATGGCGGTACACTAATAATTATCATGTCACCATTATTCATTGGGTTAAAACCAATGTTAGCAATCAAGATTGCTTTTTCAATTGCTTGCAAGATATTTTTTTCAAATGGTCGCAATGTAATTGTTCTAGCATCTGGAACACTAATTTTAGATACTTGAGAAAGCGGTGTTGCAGATCCGTAATAATCTACAAAAACACCTCCAAGCATAGCTGGAGAAGCTTTTCCTGCACGAATATTAAGAAATTCTTTCTCTAAGTGTGCAATAGTACCATTCATTGATTCCTCAGTACTTTCTAAAATAAAGTCTATTTCTTCAGTCATTTTTTCTTTAGTTTTCAGTTTTCATTCTCAGTTTTCAGTTATAGTCTTGCGCGACTGTAAAACTGTTACTGATGACTATATATTTACTACAGTTCCGATGTTTTCGCCTTCGCAGATTTTCAAAAGGTTTCCGATTTTATTCATATCAAAAACAACGATTGGCAATTTGTTTTCTTGGCTCAAGGTAAATGCAGTAGTATCCATTACATTTAATCCTTTTTTAAGTACGTCGTCAAATGAGATAAAATCAAATTTTACAGCAGAAGCATTTTTTTCTGGATCAGAGTCATAAACACCATCAACGCGAGTTCCTTTTAAGATAACATCAGCATTAATTTCAATACCTCTTAAAACTGCAGCTGTATCGGTTGTAAAATATGGATTTCCAGTTCCAGCACCAAAAATTACGATTCTGCCTTTTTCAAGGTGACGGTCAGCTCTTCTCTTAATGTATGGTTCTGCAATAGATTCCATTTTCAAAGCAGTCTGCAGACGCGTTTTCATTCCTTTATCTTCAAGAGCGCCCTGCAAAGCCATTCCGTTAATAACAGTTGCAAGCATTCCCATGTAATCTCCTTGCACTCTGTCCATTCCTGAGCTTGCTCCGGCAACGCCTCTAAAAATATTTCCTCCTCCAATAACAATAGCAATTTCTACTCCTTTGTCGTGAATCTGCTTGATTTCATCTGCATATTCGCCTAATCTTTTCGGGTCAATACCGTATTGTAAATCACCCATTAAGGCCTCGCCGCTAAGTTTAAGAAGAATTCTTTTATATTTCATGTGTGTGTTGCGTTAATTTGTGCAAATATAGACATATTCTGATTTTTAAAAATAATGTTTGCAAAAAATTAATTCTTGGTGCAATTTTAGGTTTAAAGCGACTTCGCAGTTATTTAATTTAAATGTGACAAATGTCATTTTCTCCGTCTTCCTAAATTTTGTATTTTTATTGTATCCTAAAAAAAATAAAAAAATGAAAAGCATCGTAGCCAAAGCATTATTCAATAGTCATTCTTATGCTGAATACAGAAAAATAGTAACTGATTTGTTGAAGGAGGGAAAATCAACGGGCAATGAACAATCTGAAAGTCTTACCAATTATTCCAAATTGAATGAAGCTAGAATGAATAGGCTAGAAAAAACGATCTCTATTTCAGATGCTGTCGCAGAGAAACTCCAAAACTTAGACAATCACTATATCTGGCTTGTGCTTTCTGAAGGCTGGTGCGGAGATGCAGCGCAAATTCTTCCCATCTTGAATAAAATGGCTCTTGCTTCTCATAAAAAAATCGATTTGAGAATTGCGTTTCGCGATGAAAATGATGATTTAATGAATCATTATTTGACCAATGGCGGAAGAGCGATTCCAAAAGTAATTGTTATTTGTAAAGAAGCTGGAATTGTACGCGCCGATTGGGGGCCAAGACCAAAAGGAGCTGCCGAATTAATGGCGAAACACAAAAGAGAGGTTGGCGCTATCGACGAAAAAATAAAAACCGACTTACAGTTATGGTATTTGACAGATAAAGGAATTTCGGTTCAGGAAGAATTGGTCGAAATTATGGAAAACATTAAATATAATAGACTTTAGCAAGATAATGTGTTGATAAGCAGATGTTTTGGTTGATAAAATTATCTTAAAGTCTTTTTATCTTAAATAGAATTTCGTAACTTAGTGAAGCTAACCCACTTCTATTATAACTTTCAGATTTACTCTTTTTACTGGTGTTTATTTAATGTTCAACAATTAAAAGTACACTATTATGAAAAAGTTATTCGAAAGGTTTTAT
It encodes:
- the frr gene encoding ribosome recycling factor — translated: MTEEIDFILESTEESMNGTIAHLEKEFLNIRAGKASPAMLGGVFVDYYGSATPLSQVSKISVPDARTITLRPFEKNILQAIEKAILIANIGFNPMNNGDMIIISVPPLTEERRRDLAKQAKSEAEDAKIGIRNSRKDANTDIKKLEKEGTSEDICKSAEEEVQNLTNSYIKKIDELLVAKEAEIMKV
- a CDS encoding thioredoxin family protein; this encodes MKSIVAKALFNSHSYAEYRKIVTDLLKEGKSTGNEQSESLTNYSKLNEARMNRLEKTISISDAVAEKLQNLDNHYIWLVLSEGWCGDAAQILPILNKMALASHKKIDLRIAFRDENDDLMNHYLTNGGRAIPKVIVICKEAGIVRADWGPRPKGAAELMAKHKREVGAIDEKIKTDLQLWYLTDKGISVQEELVEIMENIKYNRL
- the pyrH gene encoding UMP kinase, which translates into the protein MKYKRILLKLSGEALMGDLQYGIDPKRLGEYADEIKQIHDKGVEIAIVIGGGNIFRGVAGASSGMDRVQGDYMGMLATVINGMALQGALEDKGMKTRLQTALKMESIAEPYIKRRADRHLEKGRIVIFGAGTGNPYFTTDTAAVLRGIEINADVILKGTRVDGVYDSDPEKNASAVKFDFISFDDVLKKGLNVMDTTAFTLSQENKLPIVVFDMNKIGNLLKICEGENIGTVVNI